The window ATTCCCTGGAGCTTGTTCACGTTCAGCTCCAGGATGAATTCCTTCTTCGGATGCGCAACGGTGGTCCCGGCGTTGTCGGTCATGAAGGCATACCCGGTCTTGCCGACCTTGGTTGAGACGACCTGCTCGACAAGGAAGTCGATCTTGAGGGCTGCGGCCACAATACCCTGAAATTCGCCGTTCTTTCCCAGGATCGGGGCGGCCACGACTGCGACGGGGCTCCCCGTCTTCTTGGATTTGATGACGGACCCGACGTTTGCTTTTCCGGCCTTGGCGGTGGCGAAGTAGTCCCGTTCGCCGATGTTGATACCGACGTAGGAGCCGCCGATGCCGTCCGCACGGATCGCGCCGGTCGAGTCGGTGACAAAGATCGTTTCGTAGTCATGACCGATCTTTTTCATGGTTGCCGTCAGGCGCTGCATTGCCCCGTCGGTTTTTCCGGACGTAGCCTCGATGACGTTCGCGTCGGCCGCGATGCCGGAGACGAGTTTGACTTCCTCCAGGAGCGCCATGTTGACGAGCCCGCTCACGCTCTTCGCGATCATCTCCGACTGGCTCACAGCGATATCGGTCAATGCGTCGGACGATTTCCAGGCGCTAAAGGCGCCGACTACGACCAACGGAATTAAAACGATCAGGATGCCACCGGTCATCAATTTGAAATTCAAAG of the Syntrophaceae bacterium genome contains:
- a CDS encoding methyl-accepting chemotaxis protein, with the translated sequence MKKRSLNFKLMTGGILIVLIPLVVVGAFSAWKSSDALTDIAVSQSEMIAKSVSGLVNMALLEEVKLVSGIAADANVIEATSGKTDGAMQRLTATMKKIGHDYETIFVTDSTGAIRADGIGGSYVGINIGERDYFATAKAGKANVGSVIKSKKTGSPVAVVAAPILGKNGEFQGIVAAALKIDFLVEQVVSTKVGKTGYAFMTDNAGTTVAHPKKEFILELNVNKLQGMEQIARQMMARESGSTNYTFNGVPKIAGFAPVQLTGWSVCFTQDQKEFLAPAHMIRNFILIIAVAFLALTVVGVLFFARGISRPITRS